The following DNA comes from Phycisphaerae bacterium.
GGAGGTTCGTCTTGCGATCACCGATGAGATGAAGCGGCGGCTTCCGGACGACAAAGAGAAAGAGGAGAAGGCCGGGAAAGGGGCGGGGGCGAAGAGAAGGGGGGCTCCGCCGGCCTCGGCGCCTGCGATGAACTGAGGCCGGGATCCCAAGGCGGACCGGCATTTTGCGGGCCGCAACCCAAGCGCACTGCGATCCAGAAACACGCGCGCAAGAAGCGCAGACGTCCGGCCGTAAGGTTCTGATGGTACAGTAGCGACCGATGGTCATGCCGAGTGCCGTTACGACAGATCAGCATCGCCCGGCAGCTCGAGGCGGCAGGGGAGCCAGAGTCCTCGCCCATCTGGACGGCGTGGTCAAGATTTATCGCAAAGTCGGCACTTCAGTCGAGGTGCCCGCGCTCAGAGGCATTACGCTTGATTTTGCCGAGGGCGAGTACGTGGCCATTTGCGGCCAGAGCGGGTCGGGCAAGAGTACGCTTCTGAATCTGCTCGGTTGCCTCGATCGGCCGAGCAGCGGGCAGTACGTGCTTGGCGGCGTAGATGTGTCCGAGCTCGACGACGACGCCCTGTCGGACATCCGGAGCCGCCGGTTGGGATTTGTCTTTCAGAGTTTCAACCTCATACCACAGCTCACCGTCCTGGAGAACCTTGAGGTTCCGCTTTTCTACCAGGCGGTAACCCCGCAACTGCGCAGGGAGAGGGCCCTTGATCTGGCTCATCGGATGGGCCTGTCGGATCGCATTCATCACCGTCCGATGGAACTGTCCGGAGGCCAGCAGCAGCGTGTGGCTATTGCCCGGGCCCTGATGAACGATCCGCTCCTGATTCTCGCCGACGAGCCCACGGGGAATCTGGATACCGCCACGGGCGAGGTCATCCTTGCTCTGTTCGATCAGCTTCATCAAGCCGGGCGGACGATTCTGATGGTCACTCACGAGGCCGACGTTGCGGCGCGTTGCCGACGGGTTATCACCCTTCGGGACGGCTTGGTGGTCAGCGACGTGAGCAACGGCCGACGGATGCCTGGACCGGCCGTCGTGGGGAGAGCCTGAGCCATGTTCCGCGGACTGACGCTCGAGACCGTCCGACTGGGGCTCAAGAACCTTTACCTGCACAAATTGCGCTCGTTTCTCACCACGCTGGGCATCATCTGCGGGGTTGGTGCAGTCATCTGCATGTTGTCCATTGGCGAGGGAGCATCCGAAGCAGAGATGGCGCTGATTCGCCTGCTCGGCACGCAGAACATCATCGTCCAATCCGTTCGTCCCCAGGAGAGCGGCGTCGTCGGCTCGACACGGACATACGTGTTGGAGTACGGCCTGACCCGCGCGGATCTGTCGCTGATTCGGGCGACGATTCCGAACGTCAATCGCGTTGTTCCTCTACGCGAAGTCGCCTATCAGGTGCGAAGAGGCAGCGCGCAGCTACCCGCGGCGGTGTTCGGTACGGAGCCGGCTTTTTTCGACATTCTGCACATCAAGATCGCCCGTGGCCGGCCCCTCCAGTTGCTCGATGAAGCGGAGGCTGCGAAGGTGTGCGTCATCGGGGACGAGCTGAGAGCCAGGCTGTTCGCTCACGAGGATCCCATCGGGGAAACCGTCTATGTTGACCGACCGGCCACGCCTCTGACCCCCTACAAGGTGGTCGGTATCCTGGAGCGGACCCAAACCGCCGGCCAACCGGCCAAGGGGCTGGGCGAACGAGACATCAATTCGGAGGTCTTCATCCCGCTCAGCACCGCCGACAGGTTATACGGCGATCTGCTGATTCGCGTCACGAGCGGCAGCTACGAGAGAAGCCGGGTGACATTCAGCGACTTTTATGTTCAGGTCGACGACATCGAGAACGTGATTTCCGTATCCGAGATGGTCAAGCAGGCCTTGTCCCACATGCACAACAAGGCCGATTACACGGTGAAGGTGCCGCTGGAGCGGCTCAGGTTGGCTGAAAGCGAGAAGCGCCGGCGGCAGATCACCATGGGTTGCATTGCCGGCATCTCCCTGTTGGTCGGCGGCATCGGCATCATGAACATCATGTTAGCGACCGTGACCGAGCGGACGCGAGAGATCGGCATTCGGCGGGCGCTGGGCGCCAAGCGCCGGCATATCGTGATGCAGTTTCTCATTGAATCACTGATGCTCAGCACCCTCGGCGGCATGATCGGAATCGTCTGCGGCTCCGCCGGAGCTCATCTGATCACCAACTGGGTGGGCTGGCCGACGGTGATCCACAACTGGACTATCCTCTGCAGCTTCGGCCTGGCTTTGGCCGTCGGATTGTTTTTCGGCATCTATCCCGCCGCCAACGCGGCCCGGCTGGATCCTATCGAGGCCTTGCGGCAGACTTGACGCGGTTCTGCTGACGGCTGAGCAGGCGATAGAGGACCAGCAGCACAAAGAACAGGAGCAGCAACTGGGCGGTTCGTTTGGCGACGTGATCGACGATGTCGCGGATCCTCATACTCGTGAAATCGGCCGCGCTACGCCACTGGGTGTCAACCGCGACGACCTCGCTGGAGAAGGTCTTCGCATCGAGAAAAGATCGGAAATCGGTCAGCAAGGCTCGCAGCTTGTCCGAGGTTTCGCCGAGTTCGATTGCACTCTGAGTGACCGCCTGGAAGCTGAATCGTGCGTCGTGCGTCTCGACAGAATCATCCGGGTTCCCCTGAACGGGGCTGGACGCCGGTTTCTCCACAGCAGCGTCGGTGTTCTCCGGCGATTGGCCTGAGTCGCCAATGATCCGACCCGTCTCATCTTTCATGGATGCGGGCACGAACTTGAGTATCTCCTGTGCGGTGGCCTGCACCGCCTGAGCCGCCTTCTCGAGCGCCTGAGACGCCTTCTGGACGTTATCAAGGGTGACTCTGGCTTCTACAACGGTATCGCGAACGTGATTGCTGGCAGATGACACCATTGCCACGGTCTCTTTCGCTTCGCCCAACGTCGTGCGAAGCTCAGGTTGAGAAGCATCAATACGGTCGAGCAGGTTTTCGGCCTCGGTTCGAAGCTCGTGCGGCATTTTCTTTGCGACGTCCACAAACTCGGTGGTGTTGTCCGCCATCCGCGCGGAGCTGTCGGAGAACTGCCGGAGGTTGTCCATCAGATCGGTGAACTGTGGCGTTTGTCCGAAACTCGTTCCCAGTAGCTGAAGTTGCCAGCGCGCGTTGGCCGGAAAATCTTCAACGGTGTCGGTAAAGCGGTCCATGGAACGTGCCACCGCGTGGACCGACTCCGGCGTCCTGCTCACGCCTCCGAGAGCTGCAATCGGGGCGAAGGGGATGGCAACCAGTTGCTGAAGCACCTGTTCGCCCTGAGGAACATCGCTGAAACTCTCCGCGGGCCGCACCAAGAAGCCCTCCTGCATAGGATTCTGTTTCACGTATGCCACCACGTCCTGTCGGGTTTTCTCAAATACGCTTTCGGAAAGGCTCTTGCGGGCGATTTCGTCGATGGCCGCGCGGATCTCTTCCGCGGCTTGAAGGGCGACAGGTTGAGATGTGCCGAACAGTTGTCTACCCTCGCCCACGGAGAGGAAATCGACGAGGCGATAAGCCAGTGCCCAGAGATCGAGCATCGCTTCGGCGGGATCCGATTGACTGGCCGCGGTTCGGCACTGATCGGAAAGTCGAACGCGAAACCGGGTTGCGGCCTGTCGTTCTTCCCGGGCTGTTGCTTTCTGTTCGAGTTCGGTAGCAGTTTGCTCTACCGTTGCCCTAAAAAAGCCCACGAAGCCGCGGATTTTCTCAGCCATTTCGTCTTTATCCGCCGTCGGCGCATATTGCTGCGGAGCGATCTGAGGTCGCGTCTGAACCGGTTGGCCATTGCAGCCGCATAGCGGCACCATCAGTAGCCAAGCGGCCAACGCGAGTTCACATGCGGCAAGACCGCGGCCGGCTTGCCGACCTGATGCACATCGACGGGTTTGCTCATAGGATGGTTTCATGATCGCGATCTCCGTTGGGGGACAGTGAAACCTCTGGTCCGTTTACGGGACCGCCTTGCAAGGGCCGTTGGCGACAAGCAGCAACACGGCACCGCGGACGCGTTTTCGCGCCGGAAGTCCTGCTCGGCGGTTTGTGAATATGCATCATAGGGCGGGACAGATATCGGTGAAAGAAACCCGCCTGTGGCGATGCTGCGACGCATCGGCAACCTTCCGGCTGACCAAGGCTTGGTGGCCGCGACAAGCAGCACGAAACCTGCCGTCGGGAATGCGGGGCCCTTGCGACCGCCGACTGGGATGCGACGGGGTGCCGACCGAGTTATTATTCGGCCAACCGGATGGCCGCGAACTCCGTCGGGCGCTTGGCGCGGATCACTCCGCTGCCGTATTCGGCACTATGGCGTTCGTCTTTGTCCAGGTCATTGACCACCAAGCAGATGCCGAGGCTCTTTCGCGGCTTGGGCTCGAAGCCGGGCAGCAGTTGCCATTGGACGGCTGCTTCGTAGATTGTGCGTCCGCCGCCGTGCCGGGCCACGGAAACCTCGACGAGGTCCTCCGCCCGGACCCCTTGCGGCAGTTCGGGGGAACGCCAAATGTGCTTTTGAACCGTTTTGTCTTTCAGCGAGATGCCGATCTCGGATTCATTGCGCTTGTAGCCGCCCCAGATGTAGTCCCAGGAAGGGGCTTTCAACTCGAAGTTCGAGCGATCCGGATTGAAAGCGATCTGAAGGCTGTCCTCCTTCCACATATCCGCCGCCGGCTGGTTCTGGGTGTGAGTCTGATCCTTGACCACCACGCGCAGGTACAACCGCTGCCGGTCCCATGCGGCCTGCCAGGTTACGGACAGGTCATCCGGCACGGGAGGATCGACATAGTAGTACCGTACCGGCTCGTCGTACTTGCCGATTTTGGGCTCAGCGGGCCGGGCGTGGAACACCCAGGGCAGTTCGTCAACATAGGGGATGCCGGGCCAGTCGTCCGGCCCGGCGCGCATCGGGATCATGTCGGGAGTACGCGGTACATCGGCCGCCCGCAGCCCATCAGCCCGCGGCTTGCGACGTGCTGCATTGGCCTCATAGGTGATCAGGCGCTCGATGTGCTCCCGGTTAAGGACGCCCACGCC
Coding sequences within:
- a CDS encoding ABC transporter ATP-binding protein, giving the protein MPSAVTTDQHRPAARGGRGARVLAHLDGVVKIYRKVGTSVEVPALRGITLDFAEGEYVAICGQSGSGKSTLLNLLGCLDRPSSGQYVLGGVDVSELDDDALSDIRSRRLGFVFQSFNLIPQLTVLENLEVPLFYQAVTPQLRRERALDLAHRMGLSDRIHHRPMELSGGQQQRVAIARALMNDPLLILADEPTGNLDTATGEVILALFDQLHQAGRTILMVTHEADVAARCRRVITLRDGLVVSDVSNGRRMPGPAVVGRA
- a CDS encoding ABC transporter permease — protein: MFRGLTLETVRLGLKNLYLHKLRSFLTTLGIICGVGAVICMLSIGEGASEAEMALIRLLGTQNIIVQSVRPQESGVVGSTRTYVLEYGLTRADLSLIRATIPNVNRVVPLREVAYQVRRGSAQLPAAVFGTEPAFFDILHIKIARGRPLQLLDEAEAAKVCVIGDELRARLFAHEDPIGETVYVDRPATPLTPYKVVGILERTQTAGQPAKGLGERDINSEVFIPLSTADRLYGDLLIRVTSGSYERSRVTFSDFYVQVDDIENVISVSEMVKQALSHMHNKADYTVKVPLERLRLAESEKRRRQITMGCIAGISLLVGGIGIMNIMLATVTERTREIGIRRALGAKRRHIVMQFLIESLMLSTLGGMIGIVCGSAGAHLITNWVGWPTVIHNWTILCSFGLALAVGLFFGIYPAANAARLDPIEALRQT
- a CDS encoding sugar-binding protein — encoded protein: SMNAIRWRPTDNYEDAITQSNAVVEAWRKWVRRFHIAQALPDLPVSGWPGMTGYVRMWGLKQQMRDAALAPLVRWTCANEEKNEPARLRLVEQMLAGVGVLNREHIERLITYEANAARRKPRADGLRAADVPRTPDMIPMRAGPDDWPGIPYVDELPWVFHARPAEPKIGKYDEPVRYYYVDPPVPDDLSVTWQAAWDRQRLYLRVVVKDQTHTQNQPAADMWKEDSLQIAFNPDRSNFELKAPSWDYIWGGYKRNESEIGISLKDKTVQKHIWRSPELPQGVRAEDLVEVSVARHGGGRTIYEAAVQWQLLPGFEPKPRKSLGICLVVNDLDKDERHSAEYGSGVIRAKRPTEFAAIRLAE